The Deinococcus fonticola genome has a segment encoding these proteins:
- a CDS encoding transposase: protein MHITYNLRILRDADSALSTLINRGDLLPCPTEKIHGANGTIYRPKPELQDRLTARSDLHFAIGETIIDCQTYALPPEEYAGLLLKSPGFRQHKLAHLLPPLTTRMDSNAREKWLSNLAETLQVPAQIDNEAHLLPTRPSHAATWLPGNTRLIKSPTGWFLCLAFEVPPPPVRYHIKQAVVGIDIGLRTLAVAVHKESLQHHAAGITDLQVTQSDLKRYLPNRPDLWQGMQRTCVMLQHAAAREELARMLDLIISGASLVGYEKLNFGAAMCPLFTRRARELGLRDFLKVWLPRRLQMHQIEYVEVPSDLTSRLCNVTGRIGQRSKIDVGILVNGNGEVECSPETGR from the coding sequence ATGCACATCACTTACAACCTGCGCATCCTACGTGATGCCGACTCCGCCCTCTCCACTCTGATCAACCGAGGGGATCTGCTTCCATGCCCAACCGAGAAAATTCATGGGGCGAACGGCACCATCTACCGACCAAAACCTGAACTGCAAGATCGCTTGACCGCCCGAAGCGACCTCCACTTTGCCATCGGTGAAACCATCATCGACTGCCAAACCTATGCTCTACCTCCGGAAGAATACGCCGGTCTTTTACTCAAGTCTCCCGGCTTCCGGCAGCACAAGCTGGCGCACCTGCTGCCACCATTGACGACTCGGATGGACTCCAATGCTAGGGAAAAATGGCTGAGCAACCTGGCCGAAACGCTACAGGTTCCAGCGCAGATCGACAACGAAGCACACCTCCTGCCGACTCGGCCAAGCCACGCGGCGACCTGGTTACCTGGGAACACTCGACTGATCAAAAGTCCTACCGGCTGGTTCCTCTGTCTCGCATTCGAGGTGCCACCACCACCAGTGCGGTACCACATCAAACAGGCAGTGGTGGGGATCGATATTGGCCTGAGAACACTGGCTGTCGCCGTGCACAAAGAGAGTCTGCAGCACCACGCCGCAGGGATCACCGACCTGCAAGTTACCCAGTCCGATCTCAAGCGCTACCTCCCAAACCGTCCCGACCTGTGGCAGGGAATGCAGCGCACCTGCGTCATGCTTCAGCACGCCGCAGCCCGTGAGGAACTTGCCCGCATGCTCGACCTGATCATCAGTGGAGCAAGCCTCGTGGGGTACGAAAAGCTCAACTTCGGCGCTGCGATGTGCCCTCTCTTCACCCGCCGGGCACGCGAACTTGGGCTGCGGGATTTCCTGAAAGTCTGGTTGCCACGCCGTCTGCAGATGCACCAAATTGAGTATGTCGAGGTACCGAGTGACCTCACCAGCCGACTGTGCAATGTCACCGGTCGCATCGGTCAACGCAGCAAGATTGACGTCGGAATTCTTGTAAACGGCAACGGCGAAGTGGAGTGCTCCCCAGAAACTGGACGGTGA